The following proteins come from a genomic window of Pyxidicoccus sp. MSG2:
- a CDS encoding fused MFS/spermidine synthase, translated as MKLFVALAVAAFSGFVSLSYELLWFRVYGVANGALASSFPLLLGTYLLGLALGSLWSQVLCRDTGPTGTRPLRLVTAFFVFANGVAYLSIPGFAAACTFSEGSPAPWMGLLTVFLGALFPLVAHFGVPADTRAGARVSYLYVANIVGSAAGSLLTGFWLMDVLSTAGISAVLLGGSLVGAALLLAGCGLTRRQLAGALVAVAVGGGGLLAAGPVLFDRLYERVQFHAKTEPGFRFTHVVENRSGVITVAPDGTIYGGGTYDGVFNTDPRGTDKNLIFRAYALSALHPAPRRVLMIGLSSGSWAQVVANLPGVEEVTVVEINPGYRDLLAHYPQVASLAHNPKVRMEFDDGRRWLTTHPDARFDLIVSNTMVHWISGSAHVLSREFNELVKGHLAPGGVYFFNTTASHRAQRTATDVFPHSVAVAHFLAVSDAPIQVDLERWRAAMLRMRIDGVPVFETGREDDARALDALEARVSRSLEARPLMLRRTDGAVPVTDDNMGHEWD; from the coding sequence ATGAAACTGTTCGTCGCCCTGGCGGTGGCCGCCTTCTCCGGGTTCGTCTCGCTCTCCTACGAGCTGCTCTGGTTCCGCGTCTACGGCGTGGCCAACGGAGCGCTGGCCTCGAGCTTCCCGCTCCTTCTGGGGACGTACCTGCTGGGGCTCGCGCTGGGCTCCCTGTGGAGCCAGGTGCTCTGCCGCGACACGGGCCCCACCGGCACCCGCCCGCTGCGACTGGTGACGGCCTTCTTCGTCTTCGCCAACGGGGTGGCCTACCTGTCCATCCCCGGGTTCGCGGCCGCGTGCACCTTCTCCGAGGGCTCGCCCGCGCCGTGGATGGGGCTGCTCACCGTCTTCCTCGGCGCGCTCTTCCCCCTGGTGGCGCACTTCGGCGTCCCCGCGGACACCCGGGCGGGCGCGCGCGTCTCGTACCTCTACGTGGCCAACATCGTGGGCTCGGCGGCCGGCAGCCTCCTGACCGGCTTCTGGCTGATGGACGTGCTCTCCACGGCGGGAATCTCCGCGGTGCTGCTGGGCGGCAGCCTGGTGGGGGCGGCGCTCCTGCTCGCGGGCTGTGGCCTCACACGCCGCCAGCTGGCGGGGGCCCTGGTCGCGGTGGCGGTGGGAGGCGGCGGGCTGCTCGCGGCGGGGCCGGTCCTCTTCGACCGGCTCTACGAGCGGGTGCAGTTCCATGCGAAGACGGAGCCGGGCTTCCGCTTCACGCACGTGGTGGAGAACCGCAGCGGCGTCATCACCGTGGCCCCCGACGGCACCATCTACGGTGGGGGCACCTACGACGGCGTGTTCAACACCGACCCCCGGGGCACGGACAAGAACCTCATCTTCCGCGCGTACGCGCTCTCCGCGCTCCACCCCGCGCCGCGCCGCGTGCTGATGATTGGCCTGAGCTCCGGCTCCTGGGCGCAGGTGGTCGCGAACCTGCCGGGAGTCGAGGAAGTCACGGTGGTGGAAATCAATCCCGGGTACCGGGACCTGCTGGCGCACTACCCGCAGGTCGCCTCGCTGGCGCACAACCCCAAGGTGCGCATGGAGTTCGACGACGGGCGGCGCTGGCTGACGACCCATCCCGACGCGCGCTTCGACCTCATCGTGTCGAACACCATGGTGCATTGGATCAGCGGCTCCGCGCACGTGCTCTCACGCGAGTTCAACGAGCTGGTGAAGGGCCACCTCGCGCCCGGCGGCGTCTACTTCTTCAACACCACGGCGTCGCACCGGGCCCAGCGCACGGCGACGGACGTGTTCCCCCACTCGGTCGCGGTGGCGCACTTCCTCGCCGTCTCGGACGCACCCATCCAGGTGGACCTGGAGCGGTGGCGCGCGGCGATGCTGCGGATGCGCATCGATGGCGTCCCGGTGTTCGAGACCGGGCGCGAGGATGACGCCCGGGCGCTCGACGCGCTCGAGGCCCGGGTCTCCCGGTCGTTGGAGGCACGTCCCCTGATGTTGCGCCGGACGGACGGCGCGGTGCCGGTGACGGACGACAACATGGGGCATGAATGGGACTGA